From a region of the Gossypium raimondii isolate GPD5lz chromosome 10, ASM2569854v1, whole genome shotgun sequence genome:
- the LOC105774987 gene encoding glucomannan 4-beta-mannosyltransferase 9, protein MESQDGTIALTGQIGLIWKQTKAPLLVPFLKVMIVVCLAMSVMLFVERVYMGIVIVFLKLLGRKPEKMYKWEAIKDDVELGNSAYPMVLIQIPMYNEKEVYQLSIGAACGLSWPADRIIIQVLDDSTDRAIKSMVEQECKRWASKGINIKYEIRDNRNGYKAGALKEGMKHSYVKQCDYVAIFDADFQPEPDFLYRTIPFLINNPEIALVQARWKFVNSDECLMTRMQEMSLDYHFTVEQEVGSSTYAFFGFNGTAGVWRISALNEAGGWKDRTTVEDMDLAVRASLKGWKFVYVGNLKVKNELPSTFKAYRYQQHRWSCGPANLFKKMAIEIIRNRKVSLWKKFYVIYSFFFVRKIVAHIVTFVFYCVVLPTTVFVPEVQVPKWGAVYIPSIITLLNAVGTPRSLHLVMFWILFENVMSLHRTKATFIGLLEAGRVNEWVVTEKLGDALKAKSGAKASKRTHIRMGERLHLLELGVGAYLFFCGCYDMGFGKNRYFIFLFLQSIAFFIAGFGYVGTFVPTS, encoded by the exons ATGGAGAGTCAAGATGGTACGATAGCCTTGACAGGCCAAATTGGGTTGATCTGGAAACAAACCAAGGCGCCGCTGCTTGTGCCGTTCTTGAAAGTTATGATCGTTGTATGTCTGGCAATGTCGGTAATGCTTTTCGTGGAAAGGGTGTATATGGGGATAGTCATAGTGTTTCTCAAGTTGTTAGGGAGAAAACCAGAGAAAATGTACAAATGGGAGGCAATAAAGGATGATGTTGAGCTTGGTAATTCTGCTTATCCCATGGTTCTCATACAAATCCCAATGTACAATGAAAAAGAG GTTTATCAACTATCCATTGGAGCTGCATGTGGACTTTCTTGGCCAGCTGATCGTATCATAATTCAAGTTCTCGATGATTCAACAGATCGTGCCATTAAG AGCATGGTGGAACAAGAATGCAAAAGGTGGGCAAGCAAAGGCATAAATATAAAGTACGAGATAAGGGACAACAGGAATGGATACAAAGCAGGTGCTTTGAAAGAAGGAATGAAACATAGCTACGTGAAACAATGTGATTATGTCGCCATTTTCGATGCTGATTTCCAGCCTGAACCGGACTTCTTATACCGGACCATCCCTTTCCTCATCAACAATCCTGAAATCGCACTCGTTCAAGCACGTTGGAAATTTG TCAACTCAGATGAATGCTTAATGACAAGGATGCAAGAGATGTCATTGGATTACCATTTCACAGTGGAGCAAGAAGTGGGGTCTTCAACCTATGCTTTCTTTGGTTTCAATG GGACGGCTGGTGTATGGAGAATTTCAGCATTGAATGAAGCTGGTGGATGGAAAGACAGAACAACTGTGGAAGACATGGATTTGGCTGTCCGGGCTAGTCTTAAAGGCTGGAAATTCGTTTATGTTGGTAACCTCAAG GTGAAAAATGAATTGCCAAGTACATTCAAAGCTTACAGGTATCAACAGCATAGATGGTCCTGTGGCCCTGCTAACCTCTTCAAGAAAATGGCAATCGAAATCATAAGAAATAGG AAAGTATCTCTATGGAAGAAGTTTTATGTGATATACAGTTTCTTCTTTGTCCGAAAGATAGTAGCTCACATTGTCACATTTGTTTTCTACTGTGTCGTTTTACCCACAACTGTTTTCGTTCCCGAAGTCCAAGTTCCTAAATGGGGAGCAGTCTACATTCCTTCTATCATCACCCTTCTCAATGCTGTCGGAACTCCAAG ATCATTGCATTTGGTGATGTTTTGGATTCTTTTCGAGAATGTAATGTCACTACATCGGACTAAGGCAACATTCATCGGTCTATTGGAGGCCGGACGAGTGAACGAATGGGTTGTTACGGAGAAATTAGGAGATGCTCTCAAGGCTAAATCAGGGGCAAAAGCTTCCAAGAGAACTCATATCCGAATGGGAGAAAG GCTCCATCTGCTAGAGCTTGGGGTTGGGGCATACCTATTCTTCTGTGGCTGCTATGATATGGGATTTGGAAAGAATCGGTATTTCATATTCCTTTTCCTTCAATCTATCGCCTTCTTCATCGCCGGTTTCGGTTACGTCGGAACCTTTGTTCCGACCTCCTAG